In Lolium rigidum isolate FL_2022 chromosome 7, APGP_CSIRO_Lrig_0.1, whole genome shotgun sequence, the DNA window TCCCCGACGACGACCTGCCCGACCTCGTCGAATCCGACATCTGGTACTCGCAGTCGTCGGACTCGCCGAccgcggctgccgccgccgccgatcgggaggaggcggcgcccaTGGGCGAGGCGCCGCGCCGCGTGGGCGGGCTGAGCCGGGCGTTCGCGGACGGGCGCCaggtggcggcgtcggcgccggtgGAGGTGCCGGCGTGGCCGAGCCGGTTCGCCGAGCTGGCGCCGGCCGACCCCGCCGCGCCGTGCGaacaggagcagcaggaggacgccGACGGGTGGGTGCCGCCGCACGTGTACCTGGCGCGGCGCCAGGCCAGGGCGTCCGTCGTCGAGGGCGTCGGCCGCACCCTCAAGGGCCGGGACGCCTCCCGGGTGCGCGACGCCGTCTGGAGCCGAACGGGATTCCCTGGCTGACCCCAACAGGATTCCGGCGCCGGCTGAGCTGAAACCGGATCGACCCGGACTGCTCGGATTGTAGAATATCCCCTTTATTTTTCCTCTCCACATCTTTCTTTTTGGTCACAAAATTTTGTACTATATGGTTTGTTTGTTTGATTTTGGTTTAAATTAATGAGAAGCAACGATTTGCGAGACGAAGACGAGGAAGAAAAACGTGTGGTGTGTTGTAGCGTAGTACTGTACTACATTGATTCAATTGTTGTTGATTGTGTATGTAGTTGAGTACATACGTAGCTCCAACCGAAGTGGTTGGAGTCTGATCGTTGTGTTCTTTTGTTAGTTTGTTTTGGCCTGGAAAAAGATGCCGGATACAAtgccatgtaatctt includes these proteins:
- the LOC124677995 gene encoding uncharacterized protein LOC124677995, encoding MAKARKPTAAERFLGFSARPGSATVAPFPDDDLPDLVESDIWYSQSSDSPTAAAAAADREEAAPMGEAPRRVGGLSRAFADGRQVAASAPVEVPAWPSRFAELAPADPAAPCEQEQQEDADGWVPPHVYLARRQARASVVEGVGRTLKGRDASRVRDAVWSRTGFPG